One genomic segment of Labilibaculum sp. DW002 includes these proteins:
- a CDS encoding FtsK/SpoIIIE family DNA translocase codes for MAKKKTTNKTKAKKRFSAPKFLNDERTKFLFGITFSLLTIYIGLAFVSFFFTGGADQSKLDIKWLELITDSKVRVENWTGKTGAYISNLFINKGFGIASFSFLYLLVVVSLRFWSVKIQSLRKTILYTLLFSIWFSVLMSFFFVKSTSHSFLFLGGVHGFFISEWLISLIGNVGTLFLIVLSLLTLITFAFQNSVTVIKKFFSKKPKTTSTDNEEIIENKPVDNSAEEEIDSFNTIIEEQVLENPELILGTEGYPTNEIILNEEVPVVEEAKSDTDTDDLELKIETVKISEESVSIKHTPMEDFDPTLDLSNYKYPTLDLLEDHHLHNSEVSKEELESNKIKIVDTLRNYKIEITQIKATIGPTVTLYEIVPAPGVRISKIKNLEDDIALSLAALGIRIIAPIPGRGTIGIEVPNRTPEIVSMKNIIASKKFQESKYALPVAMGKTISNETYTLDLAKMPHLLVAGATGQGKSVGLNAIITSLLYKKHPSQLKFVLIDPKKVELNIYSTIEKHFLAKLPEEEEAIITDIHKVIATLNSLCVEMDARYDLLKKAHARNIIEYNKKFVTRKLNPENGHRYLPYIVVIIDEFADLIMTAGKEVETPIARIAQLARAIGIHMIIATQRPSTNIITGVIKANFPARIAFKVASMIDSRTILDSPGANQLIGRGDMLISVGSDLVRVQCAFVDTPEVEMLTEYIQKQQAYPTALMLPEFVAETSENTADIDLQKRDALFEEAARLVVGSQQGSTSAIQRRFSIGYNRAGRIVDQLEAAGIVGPFEGSKARQVLVQDEYSLEKLLSDVLQ; via the coding sequence ATGGCTAAAAAGAAAACAACAAACAAAACCAAAGCAAAAAAACGCTTCTCGGCCCCAAAGTTTCTAAATGATGAAAGAACCAAATTCCTATTTGGAATTACCTTTTCTCTACTCACCATATACATTGGCTTAGCATTTGTTTCCTTTTTCTTTACGGGAGGTGCTGATCAAAGTAAACTTGATATAAAGTGGCTTGAATTGATAACTGATTCTAAAGTTAGGGTAGAAAACTGGACTGGAAAAACAGGTGCATACATTTCAAACTTATTTATTAACAAAGGTTTTGGAATAGCTTCTTTTTCGTTTTTATATTTATTAGTTGTTGTTTCGCTACGTTTTTGGAGTGTGAAAATCCAATCGTTACGAAAAACCATTTTGTACACCCTATTATTTAGCATTTGGTTTTCTGTGTTAATGTCTTTCTTCTTTGTAAAATCAACCTCACATTCTTTTCTATTTCTTGGAGGTGTTCATGGTTTTTTCATTAGCGAATGGCTTATTTCCTTGATCGGAAATGTAGGCACACTTTTTCTAATCGTTTTAAGCCTTTTAACCTTAATTACTTTCGCTTTTCAGAATAGTGTTACAGTCATAAAGAAATTCTTCTCTAAAAAGCCAAAAACCACATCTACTGACAACGAAGAAATCATTGAAAATAAACCTGTTGACAATTCTGCTGAAGAGGAAATAGATAGCTTTAATACAATCATTGAAGAACAAGTATTGGAAAACCCTGAATTGATATTGGGAACCGAAGGATATCCAACAAATGAAATTATTCTTAACGAAGAAGTTCCTGTGGTAGAGGAAGCAAAATCAGATACTGACACTGATGATTTAGAATTAAAAATTGAAACTGTAAAGATATCCGAAGAATCTGTTAGCATCAAACATACTCCAATGGAAGATTTTGATCCCACCCTTGATTTATCCAACTATAAATACCCAACTCTTGATTTATTAGAGGATCACCATCTCCATAACTCGGAAGTTAGTAAAGAAGAATTAGAAAGTAATAAGATCAAAATTGTAGATACACTTCGTAACTACAAAATTGAGATTACACAAATAAAAGCAACAATTGGCCCTACAGTAACACTATATGAGATAGTACCAGCACCTGGTGTTCGTATCTCAAAAATTAAAAACCTGGAAGACGATATCGCTTTAAGTTTAGCGGCTCTGGGTATTCGTATTATTGCTCCAATTCCTGGTAGAGGAACTATTGGTATTGAGGTACCTAACAGAACTCCGGAAATTGTTTCAATGAAGAACATTATCGCATCAAAGAAGTTTCAGGAGTCGAAGTATGCCCTACCTGTAGCCATGGGTAAAACCATATCCAACGAAACTTATACGCTCGATCTTGCAAAAATGCCTCACTTGCTCGTTGCTGGTGCCACTGGTCAAGGTAAATCTGTTGGTTTAAATGCGATTATTACCTCGCTACTTTACAAGAAACATCCATCGCAACTTAAGTTTGTATTAATTGACCCTAAAAAGGTTGAACTAAACATCTATTCAACTATTGAGAAACATTTCTTAGCGAAACTCCCTGAAGAAGAAGAAGCAATTATTACAGATATTCATAAGGTAATTGCAACTTTAAATTCTCTTTGTGTTGAGATGGATGCACGTTACGATTTGCTCAAAAAAGCTCATGCACGTAACATCATAGAATACAATAAGAAATTTGTTACTCGTAAGTTGAATCCTGAAAATGGGCATCGCTACTTACCTTATATTGTTGTAATCATCGATGAGTTTGCCGATTTGATTATGACGGCCGGTAAGGAAGTTGAAACGCCAATTGCGCGTATCGCACAACTTGCTCGTGCTATTGGTATTCATATGATTATAGCCACTCAGCGTCCATCAACAAATATTATTACAGGTGTAATTAAAGCCAATTTCCCTGCACGTATAGCCTTTAAGGTTGCCTCAATGATTGACTCACGAACTATCCTTGATAGCCCTGGTGCTAACCAGCTTATTGGTCGAGGTGATATGCTGATATCAGTAGGTAGTGATCTGGTGCGTGTACAGTGTGCTTTTGTTGATACGCCAGAAGTCGAAATGCTTACCGAGTACATTCAAAAGCAGCAAGCTTATCCTACAGCCCTAATGCTACCTGAATTTGTTGCTGAAACCAGTGAAAATACCGCGGATATCGATTTACAAAAACGAGATGCATTATTTGAAGAAGCTGCACGCTTGGTTGTTGGATCTCAACAAGGTTCTACATCTGCTATTCAACGTCGTTTTTCTATTGGCTATAATCGTGCCGGTCGTATAGTCGATCAACTTGAAGCTGCTGGTATTGTTGGTCCATTCGAAGGAAGTAAGGCTCGTCAGGTTTTGGTGCAAGACGAATACAGTCTGGAAAAACTTCTTTCTGATGTTTTACAATAG
- a CDS encoding LolA family protein: MKRVFCILLLGILCFNLSAQDNKAKEVLDKVSAKNKEFKSIKAEFTFSMDNEEENIHDESEGSIILMGDKYRLKVMGTDNYFDGATLYSHMIDSEEVNITEPEEDEDGGLDPSKIFTIYESGFSYKYVKEESKGNVSYHVIDLFPKDTEKEFTHIRLRINKAKSQIESLESVGKDGNNINIVLKSLTPNLSFSASDFVFDQESHPDVEINDMR; this comes from the coding sequence ATGAAAAGAGTCTTCTGCATCCTACTTTTAGGAATACTATGCTTTAATCTGTCAGCACAAGATAATAAAGCCAAAGAGGTATTGGATAAGGTATCTGCAAAAAATAAAGAATTTAAAAGCATTAAAGCTGAATTTACTTTTTCAATGGATAACGAAGAAGAGAATATCCATGATGAATCTGAAGGTAGCATTATTTTAATGGGTGATAAATACCGTTTGAAAGTAATGGGTACGGACAATTATTTTGATGGTGCAACATTGTACTCTCATATGATTGATTCGGAAGAAGTAAACATTACTGAACCTGAAGAAGATGAAGATGGTGGCTTAGATCCTTCTAAAATCTTTACAATTTATGAAAGTGGATTCTCTTATAAATATGTAAAAGAAGAATCAAAAGGTAATGTAAGCTATCATGTTATTGACCTTTTTCCAAAGGATACTGAAAAAGAATTCACTCACATTCGCTTACGAATTAACAAGGCTAAAAGTCAAATTGAGTCTCTAGAATCAGTAGGTAAAGATGGAAATAACATTAACATCGTACTAAAATCTCTTACACCAAACCTTAGCTTTTCGGCTAGTGATTTTGTTTTTGATCAGGAGTCACATCCTGACGTTGAGATTAATGATATGAGATAA
- a CDS encoding tetratricopeptide repeat-containing sensor histidine kinase: MRRILFVIISIHIASFVYSENTKRDSLTVLLKDYSDSKNEELLYKLGEAYVSVNQDSSIYYLDQVLNSNLYDSIDYAKTYILQGKALYFKCDYTNAIAKVEKALELKDKLSLTDKAYCYNILGNAFSNMENYKLSISSYLSSLNVRNQLADTLLISRSLNNIGNVYFQLEDYSNALRYYNESLVFKKKVSDQKGIAVIYNNQANIYHKLGEKAKSISFYIKALVIADELDNVVWKPTLLENIGKYYLDTEEYDKSLVYYRRALLEGEARDSKIDISSVKAALGNVFLMRGEYDKSLGFLQEALKISKEISVPVIELDCYQNLASLYEHKSNYKESVYFYKKYDNLKDSLNRVNNSREIAEIQSKYQVEQFDRENEILRQRNTIQKLEIDSQKNRTTLLSAIGVFVLGFVVYSFYVARIRKKVNRILTDKNKVIYQKNNDLSNLNSTKDRFLSIVAHDLKNPFNAVLGFTDLLMDRYEELDDSMRQEYIEIIHKSASHGSLLLETLLTWSRSQMGVMSYNPVGLNINQLLRDEIESLEEKAFAKNIELFFPEKEPVLVFIDTDMIRTVIRNLGNNAIKFTNEKGKISFSVQIENSQALIKVSDNGVGINKVDADKLFMLDTNYSTAGTLNEKGTGLGLILCKDFVEKNNGEIGVDSEPGKGSCFWFSLPLFVENEHKKTSTHKREEEVLIS; encoded by the coding sequence ATGCGAAGGATCTTATTCGTTATTATTTCTATTCATATTGCGTCTTTTGTTTACTCAGAAAACACCAAGCGAGACAGTCTTACTGTCTTATTGAAAGATTATTCAGATTCAAAAAATGAAGAATTGCTCTACAAGTTGGGTGAGGCTTATGTTTCTGTAAATCAAGATTCCTCAATTTACTACTTAGATCAGGTTCTGAACTCGAATTTATACGATTCAATAGATTATGCAAAAACTTACATTTTGCAAGGCAAGGCTTTGTATTTTAAATGTGATTATACTAACGCGATAGCTAAAGTTGAAAAAGCTCTAGAATTAAAAGATAAATTATCACTTACAGATAAGGCTTACTGTTACAATATTTTAGGAAATGCTTTTAGCAATATGGAAAACTATAAGCTTTCAATTAGCTCTTATTTGTCTAGCCTAAATGTTAGAAACCAATTAGCAGACACCTTATTGATTTCTCGCTCGTTGAATAATATTGGAAACGTGTATTTTCAACTTGAAGATTATAGCAATGCATTGCGTTACTATAATGAGTCTTTAGTATTTAAAAAGAAGGTTTCGGATCAAAAGGGTATTGCAGTAATTTATAATAATCAAGCCAATATTTATCATAAATTGGGAGAAAAAGCGAAGTCGATATCCTTTTACATAAAGGCTTTGGTAATTGCAGATGAATTAGATAATGTCGTTTGGAAGCCTACATTATTGGAAAATATAGGAAAATACTATCTGGATACAGAAGAGTATGATAAGAGTCTTGTTTATTATAGAAGAGCTCTTCTTGAGGGAGAAGCAAGAGATTCAAAAATTGATATTTCTAGTGTGAAGGCAGCACTTGGAAATGTTTTTCTTATGCGAGGAGAATACGACAAATCATTAGGTTTTTTGCAGGAAGCATTAAAAATTTCCAAAGAAATTAGTGTTCCAGTAATTGAGTTAGATTGTTATCAAAATTTAGCAAGCTTGTATGAGCACAAATCCAATTATAAGGAGAGTGTTTATTTTTATAAAAAATATGATAATTTGAAAGATAGCCTAAACAGGGTGAACAATAGCAGAGAAATTGCGGAAATACAATCAAAATATCAAGTCGAGCAATTTGACCGAGAAAATGAGATTCTTCGACAAAGAAATACAATTCAAAAGTTAGAGATTGACTCACAAAAGAATCGAACAACGCTCTTATCGGCAATAGGAGTTTTTGTGCTAGGTTTTGTTGTTTACTCCTTTTATGTTGCGAGAATTAGGAAAAAAGTTAATAGAATTCTTACTGATAAGAATAAAGTTATTTATCAGAAGAATAATGATTTATCCAATTTGAATTCTACTAAAGATCGGTTTTTATCTATTGTTGCTCATGATTTAAAAAATCCATTTAATGCAGTTCTGGGTTTTACTGATTTGTTAATGGATCGATATGAAGAATTGGATGATAGCATGCGACAAGAATACATAGAGATAATCCACAAATCTGCATCGCATGGATCTTTGTTGTTGGAAACTTTATTGACTTGGTCAAGATCTCAAATGGGAGTTATGAGTTACAATCCTGTTGGCTTGAATATCAACCAGCTTTTAAGGGATGAAATAGAGTCTCTAGAGGAAAAAGCTTTCGCAAAGAATATCGAGTTGTTCTTTCCTGAAAAAGAACCTGTATTGGTATTTATCGATACAGATATGATTCGTACTGTAATTCGGAATTTGGGAAATAATGCAATTAAATTCACAAATGAAAAAGGGAAGATTTCGTTCTCAGTTCAAATTGAAAATAGTCAAGCTCTAATTAAGGTTTCAGATAATGGAGTGGGAATTAATAAAGTGGACGCAGATAAGTTATTTATGCTGGATACTAATTATTCCACAGCAGGTACATTAAATGAAAAAGGAACTGGCTTAGGACTTATATTGTGCAAGGATTTCGTTGAGAAAAACAATGGAGAAATTGGAGTAGATAGTGAGCCTGGCAAAGGCAGTTGTTTTTGGTTTAGTTTGCCATTATTCGTCGAAAATGAGCATAAAAAAACCTCTACTCATAAAAGAGAAGAGGAAGTTTTAATTTCATAA
- a CDS encoding DUF4105 domain-containing protein, whose product MRLKLTSFKILLFLVLTLTIDNFTYGQKLSQDAEISLLTCSPGDELYSLYGHSALRIKDTDNKLDITFGYGTFNFNTPNFYTKFARGKLDYMLSYSPTDRFKQEYTDEKRGIVEQVLNLDSLEKQQLFNALVHNYKPENRYYKYDFLFDNCSTRIRDIVEANINGELVFNSEAPSPKTFWNLLDPFMAKSRWIFLGIHLALGIPCDEVATPYQYMFLPDNMMDGFTEAKIIKGDLKTNLVKSTKVILEPEIQLHTTDWFKRPIFIFGVIAIIGLFLSLYYLKKKKNLFVFDTILFGACGLLGWLIIFLWFFTDHQATGPNWNIIWAFPLHFPIAFTLLRKRTSLFTYYYFLIQVLILSLIIAVWPFFPQSFPNEILPLVVLLLIRSIYIIKKLRDRLI is encoded by the coding sequence ATGAGATTAAAATTAACGTCATTTAAAATTCTGTTGTTCCTTGTTTTAACTTTAACAATAGACAACTTTACATATGGTCAAAAATTATCCCAGGATGCTGAGATTAGCTTACTAACTTGTTCTCCTGGAGATGAATTGTATTCCCTTTATGGACATTCTGCCTTGCGAATAAAAGACACTGACAACAAGCTAGATATTACTTTTGGTTACGGTACTTTTAATTTCAACACGCCAAATTTCTACACTAAATTTGCGCGGGGAAAGTTAGACTATATGCTATCCTATAGTCCAACAGATCGTTTTAAGCAAGAATACACCGATGAAAAAAGAGGAATTGTAGAACAAGTATTAAATCTTGATTCTTTAGAAAAACAACAACTATTTAACGCCCTCGTACATAACTACAAACCAGAAAACAGGTATTACAAATACGATTTTCTGTTTGACAATTGCTCGACTAGAATTAGAGATATTGTTGAAGCCAATATTAATGGAGAACTCGTTTTTAATTCCGAAGCTCCAAGCCCAAAGACATTTTGGAATTTACTTGATCCTTTTATGGCTAAGAGTAGATGGATCTTTTTAGGAATACATCTAGCTCTAGGAATTCCTTGTGATGAAGTTGCTACGCCATATCAATATATGTTTCTGCCAGACAACATGATGGATGGATTTACTGAAGCCAAAATTATTAAAGGTGATCTAAAAACCAACTTGGTAAAATCAACAAAAGTTATTTTAGAACCAGAAATTCAACTCCACACTACTGATTGGTTTAAAAGACCAATATTTATTTTTGGCGTAATTGCAATTATTGGTTTATTTCTAAGTCTATATTATTTAAAAAAGAAGAAAAATCTGTTTGTATTTGATACGATTCTATTTGGAGCATGTGGTCTTTTGGGCTGGCTTATTATCTTTTTATGGTTCTTCACCGATCATCAAGCTACTGGTCCAAATTGGAATATCATATGGGCCTTTCCCCTTCATTTTCCAATTGCGTTCACACTTCTAAGAAAAAGAACAAGCCTTTTTACATACTATTACTTTTTAATTCAAGTATTAATTCTCAGCTTGATAATTGCCGTTTGGCCATTTTTCCCTCAATCATTTCCAAATGAAATATTACCATTGGTGGTTCTATTGCTAATTCGCTCAATCTATATCATTAAAAAACTAAGAGACAGACTAATTTAA
- a CDS encoding acyl-[acyl-carrier-protein] thioesterase yields METVNENLTKYKRCFHIGSFDTDLNGKAKLTSICNYLQEIAGNHVDEINQGIDDLKANNMAWVLSRLKIKMIHFPVWKDKIEIETWSIGTDGLFGNREFKIYNSKGETIAMASSSWLIVNILNKRPVRPQKIVEKMPFNAVSPLFENTLGKLQITEELFPKENIPIHYSDIDFNQHVNNVKYIKWIIDSCPLEFLRHKEIEQLEINFLHETKLEDELKIFQSDPTNRSEIVIKNNNTNREHCRAVINWK; encoded by the coding sequence ATGGAAACAGTAAACGAAAATCTAACAAAATATAAGAGGTGTTTTCATATTGGCTCTTTCGATACTGATTTAAATGGGAAAGCCAAATTAACAAGCATTTGCAATTACCTTCAGGAAATTGCAGGAAATCACGTTGACGAGATAAATCAAGGAATTGATGATTTAAAAGCCAATAATATGGCATGGGTGCTCTCTCGACTGAAAATAAAGATGATCCATTTCCCAGTTTGGAAAGATAAAATTGAAATTGAAACCTGGTCGATCGGGACAGATGGTCTATTTGGGAATCGTGAATTTAAAATCTATAATTCGAAAGGAGAAACCATAGCAATGGCCAGCTCTTCGTGGCTTATTGTTAACATCCTAAATAAAAGACCAGTACGCCCACAAAAAATAGTAGAAAAAATGCCTTTCAATGCTGTAAGTCCACTTTTTGAAAATACCCTTGGTAAACTGCAGATCACTGAAGAACTTTTCCCAAAAGAGAACATTCCAATCCACTATAGTGATATAGACTTTAACCAACATGTAAACAATGTGAAATACATTAAATGGATTATTGATTCATGTCCGCTAGAATTTCTTCGGCATAAAGAAATTGAACAATTAGAAATTAATTTCCTACATGAAACAAAACTGGAAGATGAATTAAAAATTTTTCAATCTGATCCAACAAATCGATCAGAAATAGTTATCAAAAACAACAATACAAATCGGGAGCACTGCCGAGCAGTAATAAACTGGAAATAA
- a CDS encoding HupE/UreJ family protein, whose translation MNAILSNLEIAFYHLISFSSFEPFMLLVLFGVTFQLRDWKAYLSLFLALTIGSIVGLLVCNLDILNLSTATIKLLLATAILAIGIQNLMVSNGSASTLRYNFFALLGIVLGIGIHLHYQRHSGSSFTIYPFIGYNLGATLSYLLISFVSMLLSSLTMLVFKTDRRSFNLVVSGIGIGIALVLIYLRY comes from the coding sequence ATGAATGCAATTCTTTCAAACTTAGAGATCGCTTTTTACCATTTGATTTCTTTTTCATCATTTGAACCATTTATGCTTTTGGTTTTATTTGGCGTTACATTTCAATTAAGGGATTGGAAAGCCTACTTATCTTTATTTTTAGCATTAACAATTGGATCCATAGTAGGACTCTTGGTATGTAATTTAGACATCCTAAATTTATCAACAGCTACAATTAAATTGCTGTTAGCAACAGCAATACTTGCAATTGGGATACAAAATTTAATGGTTAGTAATGGTTCTGCCTCTACCCTTCGATACAATTTCTTTGCATTACTAGGAATCGTATTAGGCATTGGTATTCACCTTCATTACCAAAGACATTCAGGTAGTAGTTTTACAATCTATCCGTTTATCGGTTACAATTTAGGAGCCACATTATCTTACCTACTAATTTCATTTGTTAGCATGCTTCTCTCCTCATTAACCATGTTAGTCTTTAAAACAGACAGGCGAAGTTTTAATCTGGTAGTTTCAGGAATTGGCATTGGCATTGCGCTAGTCCTTATTTATTTAAGATACTAA
- the pyk gene encoding pyruvate kinase — protein sequence MKKHTKIIATISDKKCDVGFLTQLFEEGMNVVRLNTAHQTHDDAMKVIENVRKVSDRIALLVDTKGPEIRTVDVETELDLKKGDRIKMQGKGGPECKDVCLRVSYEGFVNDIEVGNKILIDDGDLELAVIEKTENYLLVEAQNEGTLKNRKSVNIPGVSINLPSLSDKDRDFIQFAIDEDIDFIAHSFVRKKEDVLEIQKILDARDSKIKIIAKIENQEGVDNIDEILEYVYGVMVARGDLAIEIPAAKIPVIQREIVRKCIDAKKSVIIATQMLHSMIENPRPTRAEVSDIANAIYNRTDAIMLSGETAYGDYPVEAVRTMKEVAIEVEKELFPDTRKNFVRVNQELPIILARSAVNAAQFLPAKAIVTDTLTGRTGRYLSAYRGTVPVYAQCYSKRAMRELALSYGVEADYKKLLASRDEYVKQSMLTLMNKGYFTSEDTVVILGGSFGPSKGVSFMEISNVYQLTHKV from the coding sequence ATGAAGAAGCACACAAAAATTATTGCGACTATCTCCGACAAAAAATGCGATGTGGGATTTTTAACCCAGCTGTTTGAGGAAGGAATGAATGTTGTTCGACTTAACACAGCTCATCAAACTCATGATGATGCGATGAAGGTTATTGAGAACGTTAGAAAAGTTTCTGATAGAATAGCCCTACTTGTTGATACAAAAGGTCCGGAAATTAGAACTGTTGATGTTGAAACTGAACTAGACCTTAAAAAAGGTGATCGGATTAAAATGCAAGGAAAAGGTGGTCCTGAATGTAAGGATGTTTGCCTTAGAGTGAGTTATGAAGGATTTGTAAATGATATAGAAGTAGGAAATAAGATTTTGATTGATGATGGCGACTTGGAGTTGGCTGTTATTGAGAAAACAGAAAATTATTTGTTGGTTGAAGCTCAGAATGAAGGAACTTTAAAGAATAGGAAGAGTGTAAATATCCCTGGTGTTTCTATCAACTTACCTTCATTGAGTGATAAGGATAGAGACTTTATTCAATTTGCTATAGACGAAGATATTGATTTTATTGCCCACTCATTTGTTCGTAAGAAAGAAGATGTTTTGGAAATCCAGAAGATTCTTGATGCCAGAGATTCCAAAATTAAGATTATTGCTAAAATAGAGAATCAAGAAGGCGTAGATAACATTGATGAGATACTTGAATATGTGTATGGCGTGATGGTTGCTCGAGGCGATTTGGCAATTGAAATACCTGCTGCTAAAATTCCTGTCATACAAAGAGAAATAGTTCGTAAATGTATCGATGCTAAAAAATCGGTGATTATTGCGACTCAAATGTTGCATTCTATGATAGAGAATCCTCGCCCTACACGTGCTGAGGTAAGTGATATTGCGAATGCGATATACAATAGAACAGATGCAATCATGTTAAGTGGTGAGACAGCTTATGGCGACTATCCTGTTGAGGCAGTTCGAACAATGAAGGAGGTTGCGATTGAAGTTGAAAAGGAACTATTTCCTGATACGCGTAAAAACTTTGTGCGTGTTAATCAAGAACTTCCTATTATCTTGGCACGTTCTGCTGTTAATGCAGCTCAATTTCTACCAGCAAAGGCTATTGTGACAGATACACTTACTGGTCGAACAGGACGTTATTTATCGGCCTACAGGGGAACGGTTCCGGTATATGCTCAATGTTATTCGAAGCGTGCTATGAGAGAGTTGGCTTTATCTTATGGTGTTGAGGCCGATTACAAAAAGTTACTTGCGAGCCGTGATGAATATGTGAAACAATCGATGTTGACATTAATGAATAAAGGCTACTTTACCAGTGAAGATACTGTTGTGATTTTAGGAGGAAGTTTTGGACCATCGAAAGGTGTGAGTTTTATGGAAATATCTAATGTTTATCAATTGACTCATAAAGTATAA
- the aroQ gene encoding type II 3-dehydroquinate dehydratase produces the protein MNFLIINGPNLNLLGTREKSIYGEVSFETYFQQLKEKYDKVNLEYYQSNIEGELINEIHRVGFSYDGIIINAGAYTHTSLALADAIAAVNMPVIEVHISNVHKREELRHKTMIGKCCLGTISGFGLDSYRLGLEGLLNHCDKR, from the coding sequence ATGAATTTTTTGATCATTAATGGGCCAAACCTTAATTTGCTTGGAACCCGCGAAAAATCTATATATGGAGAAGTTTCCTTTGAAACTTATTTTCAACAACTAAAAGAGAAATATGATAAGGTAAACCTAGAGTATTATCAGTCAAATATTGAAGGTGAGTTGATTAACGAAATACATCGTGTAGGATTCTCATACGATGGTATAATAATCAATGCGGGTGCTTACACTCATACTTCGCTAGCGCTTGCGGATGCTATTGCTGCAGTTAATATGCCTGTAATTGAAGTTCATATTTCGAATGTGCATAAAAGAGAGGAACTTAGGCATAAAACCATGATTGGAAAGTGCTGTTTAGGAACCATTTCAGGTTTTGGACTTGATTCTTATCGATTGGGATTAGAAGGATTGTTAAATCATTGTGATAAAAGGTAA
- the xerD gene encoding site-specific tyrosine recombinase XerD, producing MNWTTTIENFKTYLTLEKSLSKNSIDAYINDITKLTTFFKEQGRTVAPVEVVLQDLKDFVTWINDAGTSPRTQARVISGIKAYFKYLLLEEVIDRNPTALLEAPKIGRKLPHTLTVEEIDVLVKAVDTNKSEGQRNRAILETLYSCGLRVSELIDLRVSNLHFRMGFIKIHGKGNKERLIPIGKRAKKEIKLYLKNYRGKLNIDKDSEDILFLNRRGRKLSRVMIFTIIKNLSKKVGLTKNVSPHTFRHSFASHLVEGGADLRAVQEMLGHESILTTEIYTHLDRDYLKETIKNCHPRSKD from the coding sequence ATGAATTGGACAACAACAATTGAGAATTTCAAGACTTATCTCACATTGGAGAAGTCATTGTCGAAGAATTCTATTGATGCTTACATCAATGACATTACAAAACTAACAACTTTTTTTAAAGAGCAAGGTAGAACTGTCGCTCCGGTTGAAGTTGTTTTGCAGGACCTAAAAGATTTTGTTACCTGGATTAATGATGCAGGTACCAGTCCTAGAACTCAAGCCCGTGTTATTTCTGGTATTAAAGCTTATTTCAAGTATTTATTACTTGAAGAAGTTATTGACAGAAACCCAACTGCTTTATTAGAAGCTCCAAAAATTGGACGTAAACTTCCTCATACTCTGACGGTAGAAGAAATTGACGTACTTGTAAAGGCTGTTGACACAAACAAATCTGAAGGACAAAGAAACAGAGCTATTCTTGAGACTCTTTATTCTTGTGGTCTTCGTGTTTCTGAATTAATAGATCTTCGTGTTTCGAATCTTCATTTCAGAATGGGATTTATTAAAATTCATGGTAAAGGAAACAAAGAGCGTTTAATTCCAATTGGAAAGAGAGCTAAAAAAGAAATCAAACTTTACCTTAAGAATTACAGAGGTAAATTAAACATCGATAAGGACAGCGAGGATATCTTATTCCTTAACCGTAGAGGTCGCAAACTTTCTCGTGTTATGATTTTCACTATCATTAAGAATCTTTCAAAGAAAGTTGGTTTGACTAAAAATGTTTCTCCTCATACTTTCCGTCACTCTTTTGCATCTCATCTTGTTGAAGGTGGAGCAGATCTTAGAGCCGTACAGGAAATGTTAGGGCATGAGTCTATTTTAACAACTGAAATCTATACACATTTAGATAGAGATTATTTAAAAGAGACGATTAAAAACTGTCATCCAAGATCTAAGGACTAA